CACCTTCACCAGTTCATCATGCTCATGATGTTTATTCTCTAGCATCTCCACGGAAAGCACGGTTTCTCGCAGCCAAATGAAGCGGTAGCGCGCCGCGAGATCAAACAGTCTGGCTCGCATTTGCAGCAGGTATTGCGAGCCGCATCCGGCAACAATCGCCGTGTGAAATGCCTGATGGCGTTGATCCCATTCATCCAGCAAATCTTCGCTGGCATCACTGGCCTCTAGTTTGGCGAGCATATGAGAACGCGCGAGGATCTCAGCCTCCCAATCGTCTTTGCCGCGCTCAATCGCCAACTGCACCAGCATCGATTCCATATTGGCTCGAGCATCAAAAATATCGAGCAATTCGGCCTGCGACATCGAGGCAACGCGATAGCCTTTTTGGCTAACCACCGTCACCAGATGTTCTGCCACCAGCTGTGAAAGCGCCTCGCGTAGCGGGCCAACGCCCAGCCCATAGCGGCTCGTCAACAGACTCATGCGTAACTTTTCATCCGGCTGATAGATACCGCGGATGATGTCTCTTTTCAGCCATTGATAACCGTCAAACGTGGAATAAGGTAAAGAGGCGGTCATAGGCATAGCTCCCAAATAGCCACGAAGCAAAAAGAATAACCTACCAAAGTTGCAGGATCTCTTATACGAAAATGCGCCGTTTCAGTACTGACCAAACCGGCGCATCAAGATTATTAGCAAGCCCCTTCGTTACCTCAAACTCTGCTGAGGCTGTTTTTGCCACTCAAACAGCGCCTTCCAACGCGTCATGATCGGCACAGTACAAATGATACCAATGCCCAACAGCACGGTTGAAACCACTTCGATACGCTGTTCTGGCCTAAACATCATCACCACTAACACGAAGGTGATAAACAGGATCACCGTCCATGTTAGATAGGGATATAGCCACATTTTAAGCTTGAGCTCGTTGCCCTGCGTTAACAGGATCTTACGCATTCTCAGCTGAGAAACCGCAATCACTAAATACACCAGCAAAGCGATTGCGCCAGAACTGGCGATCAGGAAATTAAACACCTTGGCGGGAGCGTAATAGTTAACAATGACGGTCAAAAACGCCGCGCCGGTTGACAATAAAACCGCCACGTAAGGCGTTTTACTGCGGTTGGTTTTGCCCATAAAAGCGGGCGCATCACCACGGTGGCTCAGTGAATAGAGCATACGCGAAGCGGTATACAGCGCCGAATTCAAACAGCTGGTGACGGACAACAGGATCACACAGTCCATGATCAATTTGGCATGCGGAATATGTAGCAGCTGCAGCACCGAGCTATAAGATCCTACGGTTTTCAGCTCCGGTGCGTTCCAAGGAACCAACGCCACCACCACAAAGATCGAGCACAGATAGAAGATCGCAATACGCCAAATCACGGAGTTGGTCGCCCTCACAATATGCTTGTCTGGGGTATCTGACTCAGCCGCCGCGATCGTTACGATCTCCGCGCCCATAAAAGAAAACATGGTGATCAACATGGCGCTGATCACTGCCCCAAAGCCATTTGGCATAAAGCCGCCGTGATCCCATAGCCGAGACACGCCGCTGACCTGAACATGCGGATAAAACCCGGTGATGGCAATAGCCCCCACCACGATAAAGGCCAGAATGGCGATCACTTTGCACAGCGCCAACCAAAATTCAAACTCACCGTAGTTCTTAACGCTAAGCAAATTACTACCGGTTAGTGCCAAAGTAATGAGTAATGAAAATAGCCAGATAGGCACTACAGGTAGCCACGAGTTAAGAATGATGGCGGCGATATTGGCTTCCAGAGGGATCACCAAAACCCAGAACCACCAGTAAAGCCAGCCAATGGTATACCCTGCCCATTTGCCAATAGATCGTTCGGCATAGGTTGAGAAGGAGCCGGTATCCGGCGACGCCACCGCCATTTCACCGAGCATGCGCATAATCAACAGCACCAGCAAACCAGCGAAAAGATAAGACAGTAATACCGCTGGCCCCGCCTGTGAAATCGCAACGCCTGAGCCAACAAATAGGCTAGCGCCGATAACACCTGCAATGGACAGCATGGTGACATGGCGGGACTTCAGCCCGCCTCCCAGCGAGTTTGTTTCTGTAATCTGACCCATAATTCGAACCCTCTCGAAAGTTTTGCACTTAGGGAGAGCGCTCCGGCATTCCCGCGCCGGAGCACGCGCATTGTTATTATTTAGCCATCAGACTTCCTTTATGACGGGTGCTACTCGCGTAACCACAAGCACCTCGTTGCGCTTAGTTTTTCTTAGCCTCGGTAAAACATTCGGCGATAATATCCAGACCCTGTTTGATCTGCGCGTCACTCACCGTGAGCGGAACCAGAATACGCAGCACGTTATAGTACGGCCCGCATGACAACAGGATGAGCCCCTTATCACGCGCACGCGCAACCACTTCTGCCGTCAGTTTGGCATTCGGTTTATGCACATCGCCGTTTTCGAACAGTTCAATCGCAATCATCGCGCCAAGACCACGCACATCACCGATTTCTGGATGAGTTTCTGCGATATTGAGCAGGCCATCTTTCAGCTTCTGTCCCACATCGTTGGCGCGCTGCAACAGATTTTCTTCATCAAAAGTTTCAAGCACCGCTAAGGCTGCCGCACAGGCAATTGGGCTACCGGCATAGGTTCCACCCAGCCCGCCCGGCGCAATGGCATCCATAATTTCGGCTTTGCCTGTTACGCCTGCGAGAGGGAAACCACCCGCAATAGATTTCGCAAAGGTAGTGAGATCGGCAGCAACACCTAACTGCTCCATCGCAAACAACGTTCCGGTACGCCCTGCTCCGCTTTGCACTTCATCGGCAATCAGCATGATCCCATGCTCATCACACAGTTCGCGCAGGCGTTTCATAAAGGCAGGCGACGTTGAATAGAATCCCCCTTCCCCCTGCACCGGTTCGATAACGATGGCAGCAATATCTTCAGGCGCAGCGTCGTTTTTGAAAATGCGATGAATACTGGCGATGGCATCATCGTCGCTGACACCGTGTAATTCACAAGGATACAAAGCGCGGAACACGTGCCCCGGCATTAACCCCATGCCTGCCGAGTAAGGGTTTACTTTGCCGGTCAACGATAAGGTGTAATGAGTACGCCCATGATAAGCACCGCTAAAAGCGATGGTTCCGCTGCGCTTGGTGGCCGCTCTGGCAATCTTCACCGCGTTTTCTACCGCTTCAGAGCCTGTCGTCACCAGCAGAGTTTTTTTGTCAAAATCACCCGGAACGCGCTTGTTCATGATTTCGCACAGTTCCAAATACGGTTCGTAGGCCAACACTTGGAAACAGGTATGCGACAGTTTTTTCAGCTGAGCTTCAACCGCAGCCACCACTTTTGGATGCAAATGGCCCGTATTTAGAACCGCAATCCCGCCTGCAAAGTCCAGATATTCACGCCCTTCGACGTCCCATACGCGGCAGTTTTCTGCTCGCTCGGCAAAAATAGGATGGATCTGCCCCACGCCGCGTGGAATGGCGTTACTACGGCGCTGCATCAGTTCTTTATTCGTGCTCATCAGGTGTCCTCTCAGTATTCGGGTAGGCGGCTGATGCCGCTCTGTTGGTGTTAAAAAGTAAGGTCAGTTCTATTTACAAGCCGATGCACATATATTTGATTTCGAGATAATCTTCGATGCCATACTTCGAGCCTTCGCGGCCCAGGCCTGAGGCTTTGATCCCGCCAAAAGGCGCAACTTCATTCGAAATAATGCCGGTGTTGATCCCCACGATGCCGTACTCCAGCGCTTCGCCAACGCGGAATACGCGGCTGAGATCGCGCGCATAAAAATAAGCCGCCAAGCCAAATTCGGTATCATTGGCCTGCGCAACCACATCGGCTTCATCTTTAAAACGAAACAGCGGAGCCAGCGGGCCAAAAGTCTCTTCTTTGGCAACTTTAGCGTTCGCAGGAACATCCACTAAAATGGTGGGCTGAAAGAAATTACCGCCTAAATCGTGCGGCTGGCCGCCGGTAATAATGCGAGCCCCTTTCGATAGCGCGTCTTCAATGTGCTCTTTCACTTTCGCCACCGCTTTTTCATCAATCAGCGGGCCCGTTGTTACGCCCTGCGCTAAACCATCGCCCAACGTAAGTTTTTCAACCGCAGCCTGCAGTTTTTTAGCAAAAGCGTCATAAACCCCATCCTGAACATAAAGGCGGTTAGCACACACGCAGGTTTGCCCCGCATTACGGAACTTAGAAGCCAGCGCACCGTCAACCGCTTTATCCAAATCAGCATCGTCAAACACGATGAATGGCGCATTCCCGCCCAGCTCCAGCGAAACTTTTTTGATGTCTTTGGCGCACTGTTGCATCAGCTGACGACCAATTTCGGTCGATCCGGTAAACGAGAGTTTGCGCACTAGCGGGTTACCCGTGAGCTCATTTCCCACTTCGCTGGCCGAGCCGGTCACCACGTTAAATACGCCGTCTGGGATCCCTGCGCGCTGGGCCAACTCCGCAAGTGCCAACGCTGAAAACGGCGTTTGGCTCGCGGGTTTAAGCACCATGGTGCAGCCAGCGGCAAGCGCAGGCCCTGCCTTGCGCGTGATCATTGCCGCAGGAAAGTTCCACGGGGTGATCGCAGCGGTAACGCCAATCGGCTGTTTGATCACGATAAGGCGTTTGTCTGCCTGATGACCTGGAATGGTATCGCCATAAATGCGTTTGCCTTCTTCGGCAAACCACTCAATAAAAGAGGCGGCATAGGCGATCTCCCCCTTGGCCTCAGCCAACGGTTTGCCCTGTTCCAGCGTCATGAGCTTGGCGAGATCGTCTTGGTTAGCCATCATGAGATCGAACCAGCGACGCAGGATCGTCGCACGCTCTTTGGCCGTTAACGCACGCCATGCAGGCAATGCCTGATTGGCCGCTTCAATCGCCATGCGCGTTTCATTTGCCCCCATTTTGGGCACGGTGCCCAAAAGCTGAGCATTAGCGGGGTTTGTCACTTCAATAGTTTTCTTACTTTCTGCATCACACCACTTTCCTTGAATAAAGGCCTGCTGGCGAAAAAGCGTTGGGTCGTTAAGTTGCATAGCGAATTCCTTATTCATCAGTAAATTAGCTTTTGTTATTAGATGACGTTTATACGGTGGCCAAAGACGGCTTATCGTTAATTGCCGCGGTTAAGGTGCGGCCGTTATGGGTTTGTCCTGCCAGTAGCGCCTGAACTTTGCCTACAATATGCGTGCCAATCGGGATCGCCGAAGTCGCTGCCGGTGAAGGCGCGTTGCAAACATGGATACTGCGAGCGGTGGTCACAAACAGAAAATCATCAATCAGTTTGCCGTCGGGCGAAACGGCCTGAGCACGCACGCCTGCGGGATAGGGCTGAAGATCCTGTTTGGTCAAGCTTGGGCAATACTTTTGTACGCGTTTGAGATAGCCGCTTTTGCACAGAGAATTTTTCATCTCATCCAGACCGGACTTGAGGTTTTGCCGCATCACGCTACGAATACCGGAAGAACCGAATATCTCGAGCGTGTCGCTGAGCGAAATATCACGTTTGCGATAGCCTTCGCGCTTAAATGCCAGCACAGCGTTCGGCCCCACGGTCACGCTGCCGTCGATCATGCGAGTCAGGTGCACGCCTAAAAACGGCATCGACGGATCGGGGATCGGATAAATGAGATGGTTCACAATATGATTATGCTGCGGCGCTAAACGGAAATATTCGCCACGGAATGGACAAATAATAAAGCCGGGATCGACACCCAGCATTTTCACCAAACGATCTGCCATCAGCCCTGAACAGGTGATCAGGTTAGATCCTTCATAATCACCCGCCGTCGTTGTGACGATCACGCCCTGAGCATGCTCCCGCAGCGCGGTAACTTCCGCGTGATAGACGATCTCGCCACCGGCGGCGCGGAAACGATCTGACATTGCCGTTGTGACTTCGGTGTAGCTGACGATCCCACTGGAGGGTACCAGAATACCGCCAAGCCCAACGATGTTGGGCTCGCGCTCATGAAGCTCTTCCGCGCTCAGCCAATAACGCTCTAAGCCGTTAGCTTCAGTGCGATCCCATAGCGCGCGCATACGTTGCATTTCTAGCTCGGACGTTGCCACCAGCATTTTCCCGCAGGTGTCATAGCGAATATTGTTTTCATCACAAAAGGCTTTCGTCGCTCGATTACCTTCCAAACAGAATTTGGCTTTTAAACTACCGGGCGTGTAATAAACACCTGCATGTATCACACCGCTATTGTGGCCGGTCTGGTGGCACGCAGGGCCGCCCTCTTTTTCCAGCAATACAATGCGGGCATCTGGATAGACGCCGATCAACTGCATGGCAGTCGACATCCCAATGATGCCACCGCCAACGATCACAAAGTCATACATCCGGCTCATTCCTTCCTCAAACTCTCTTGCGTGCTCTCTGGTTCTAACGAGAGCACGCTCGGTTAATAACAAATGAAGCCGAGGCTTATTGCCCAGCCTGATAATGCGAGGTGGAATAGCTGATATATCCGCGCTGACGCATCAGTTCACGGCGCAGTTCTGGGTGCGGTGTGAAGCGATCGCGGCCATGCAGCCAGAACAAGTTATTAATCAAAAGGAATTTGCCGACCGGAACCGGAACCGAAACGATATTGCGGCTGCCTTCGAGCGCATCTGAAAGCTCACTCAGCCAGTTGCCCTCTTCGAAATCCTTCGGTTGAGCAAACTGATCGATATAGCGCATCACCGGACGCCCTTGCCCATCGACATCAAATACCGGATGGAAAACATCTTGGGTAACGTTCTTGCTTGGCGGCGCAGTCCAACGAATTGGGCGACGAGCCAACGGGTGGCTGAAATAGTTATCTAATGACTCCCAGTCATCCAGATGCAGCAATAGGGAATTGCCGCCCTGCATATTCTGCTCGTCGATTTTCATCATCAGCACATAGTCAGTCACTTCATCCACGAAAGTGCCATCGTTATGCAGCTCTAATACGCGGTGAGGCTGACGCAGGTAGCTATCTGAACTATCGACGTTTTTCACTACAAAACGGGCATAGAACTGGCCGCTCATAGCGTCATAGTTGGAGCGCCCGATTAGATGCGCCACCGCAGTAGCAATTTTGACCATCTCATCTGCCTGCTCGACGTGATCGATACCCTCAGCACCGATCAGTAAGGCACCTTGAGTTCGCGCCAGAATGGTATTGAGCAGCAATGGCTGAAGCTGGTTCCCGCAGAGTTCATCAAGGATTTTAGCCACGCGAAAACGCAGGAATGATTTGTACTCCAGCGCTTGTACGGGCCATTCAGCCACCTGCTCTAAAAAGCGTTGCGTGGTAGCAGCATCGAAATTGAGTTCAAGCATGCGTGGCGACTGTGCCGATGGGCGAACGGTAAAGCCTTGCCCTTTGGTTTTAGCTTCAGAGATATCCTGCTTTACGGCGGTTAACGCATTCATCAGAAAGTATCCTCATTGCAGAAAATTATTATCGGCAGAGCAATTTCCAGACATGCTCATTTCGTAGCCATAATTTAAAAATATCTACATTTTGGAAAATTGCGTATAAAAAAGCATAAATGTTTATTTTTTGTGATCAACAATACACAATCATTTTACATTCATAAGCAAGGATAATTAGAGAGACTTATTTAAGATGATGAAGTAAAACAACTTTATTCATATCTAAAGTGAGGGGAATATTTTAGTGTTATTTAAATGTAAAAAAACCAGCCCTAGGGCTGGTTTCATGAACTGAACGGCTTGATTACAGCAGGTCAGCGATCATTTTTTCCAGTTTGCCTTGGTCTACGGCAAACTTGCGGATACCGTCAGACAGTTTATCAACCGCCATTGGATCCTGATTGTGCTGCCAGTAGAACTCAGCTTCGGTCAGACGTGCTGGACGCGCTTTGATTTCACCGGTGTAGCTCAGTTTACGCTCAACGTCGCCCTGTGCTTCAGACAGCTCTTTCAGCAGCGCTGGAGCGATGGTCAGACGATCACAGCCAGCCAGTTCCAGAATCTCGCCCATGTTACGGAAGCTTGCGCCCATAACCACGGTTTCATAGCCGTGCTGTTTGTAGTATTCGTAGATTTCGGTGACGGATACAACGCCTGGATCTTCGTTTGGCGCATATTCTTTCTTGTCGGTATTTGATTTGTACCAGTCAAGGATGCGGCCAACAAATGGAGAAATCAGGTATACACCTGCTTCAGCACAAGCACGCGCCTGAGCGAAGGAGAACAGCAGCGTCAGGTTACAGTTAATGCCTTCTTTTTCCAGCTGCTCCGCAGCGCGGATACCCTGCCAGGTTGAAGCCAGTTTGATCAGGATGCGATCGTTGCTGATGCCAGCATCGTTATACATTTTGATCAGACGTTTAGCTTTAGCAACGCTAGCTTCGGTGTCGTAAGACATGCGCGCATCAACTTCGGTAGAGATGCGGCCTGGGACCAGTTTCAAAATTTCCAGACCGATATTGACGGCCAGCTTATCTGAAGCATCCACAACCTGCTGAGCTTTGTCGCTGCTCTGGCTGCGCGCCCAAGCAATCGCTTCATCAATCAGCTTACGGTATTCAGGAATTTGTGCTGCATTCAGGATCAGAGAAGGGTTGGTAGTTGCATCTTGTGGTTGATACAACTTCATTGCAGCGATATCGCCGGTGTCGGCCACAACGGTGGTCAGCTGGCGTAGGGATGTCAGTTTATCGGTCATTTTTAGCGTTTCCATTATTGGTGCATAAAACCAGAATTGATGCAGCAATGGTTTTGCTTGTCACTTTTTGAGCTATAACACGGATATTCTCAAGTGAATAACGCCATTGTGCATGAACTGTTGGCGGTTTATGACGTGCCTGTAGCTGATAATAACACGCATCCACTGTTGCGCAATGCACTAAACTCGTCATAAAACCTATCACTTTTATCGGTTCTAGTGCAGAAACAGCAGGCAACCGTTTTCGGCTTCGCTAAAAACAGTACACAGGCGGAAATGAGAATAAACCGTCATCGTTTTTCAAACTTATGCTACATTCTTGCCGTTTTTCAGCCTCAAAATTTGCGCGAGTTGCGCAACACCAAAGCCCAGTTGTCACCATAAAAATATTATCGGCTCGGTGAAATTTTCGTTGTGCTTTTATGCAGTTACGCGATGTTATTGAACACTAGGAGAGCGTTTTGACGGATCTAATTAGCTTTATCAACAACATATTGTGGGGATCGGTGCTGATCTACCTTTTGATCGGCACAGGGATCTTTTTCACTATTCGAACCGGATTCATTCAGTTTCGTCATTTCGGCCATATGTTTTCGGTTTTAAAAAACAGTAATAAGGCCGACAGCTCAGGCATTTCTTCCTTTCAGGCGTTATGTACCAGCCTTGCCGCCCGCGTTGGCACCGGTAACTTAACCGGCGTCGCCATTGCAATTACCGCAGGTGGCCCCGGAGCCGTTTTCTGGATGTGGGTAGTTGCCGTGATTGGCATGGCAACCTCTTTTATCGAAAGCACCTTGGCGCAGTTATACAAAACCAAAGACGATCAGGGAAACTACCGTGGCGGCCCCGCCTATTACATGGAGAGAGGGCTCGGTATGCGGTGGATGGGCGTTCTATTTTCGATCTTCTTAATCATCGCATTTGGTTTGGTATTTAACGCCGTACAGTCTAACTCTATTGCTCAGGCCACCGCCGTTGCCTTCGGCCTTAAGCCACAGTATGCCGGTATCGCTTTAGTTTTGTTCAGCGGCGCTATCATTTTTGGCGGATTGCGCTCAATTGCCAAAACAGCAGAGTTGATCGTGCCGTTTATGGCTATCGCCTATTTGGCGCTGGCATTCTGGGTGGTTGGGCACAACCTGAGCCGCATGCCCGACGTCCTTTTACTGATATTCAAAAGCGCTTTCGGCTTGCAGGAAGCGGCCGCTGGCGCAGTGGGGTATGGTATCGCACAGGCCATGACGCAAGGTATCCAGCGCGGCCTATTTTCAAACGAAGCCGGTATGGGATCTGCGCCTAATGCCGCAGCATCTGCAACGCCATATCCACCGCATCCGGCATCACAGGGCTATGTGCAGATGTTCGGTGTTTTTATCGATACGCTGGTTATCTGTAGCGCCACGGCGGCAATTATTCTTTCATCAGGTGCATTAGACCACGCGCCGGGCAGTATTAGCGGGATTGAGCTCACCCAGCGAGCGCTGGCGTCCTCGGTGGGGGGTTGGGCGTCTACCTTTATTGCGACTGCCATCTTTTTCTTTGGTTTTACGTCGATTATCGCCAACTATTCGTATGCCGAGAGCAATCTGGTTTTTCTTGAGCACAACCATCCCGCCGGTCTAATACTGTTCCGCTGTTGTACATTGGGCATGGTGATGTTCGGTACGCTCGCCGAATTGCCGTTGGTATGGAAGATGGCCGATCTTTCCATGGCAATGATGACAATCACTAACCTGATCGCAATTTTACTGCTCTCCGGTGTAGCGCTGAAATTGGCCAAAGATTATAACCACCAGCGCAGTATCGGGCGCTTGCCGACCTTTGATATCAGCCAATATCCTGAAATTCAGCAGCAGGTTGAACCAGGCATTTGGGATAAACCGAAATCTGAGTAGTTCCCCGAAAAATAGGGGGCGTCGATGTAATACGATGCCCCTATCACACTGATTAATCCCTTCTCAATCTTAAATTTGTTACATTAGTGGCCAACTCTCATAACAGGATCAATCCATGCTGATTATTATCTCACCTGCCAAAACGCTGGATTATGAAAGCCCGCTGGCAACAACGCGCTTTACTCAACCTGAACTGCTCGATCGCTCTGCCGAGCTGATGCAATATTGCCGTGAATTAACACCGGCACAGATTGGCAGCCTGATGAAAATCAGCGATAAGCTAGCAGGGCTGAATACCGCACGCTTTGCCGAATGGCAGCCAAATTTCACGCCTGAAAATGCACGTCAGGCAATTCTGGCCTTTAAGGGTGACGTTTATACGGGGCTGCAAGCCGAAGACTTTAGCGAGCAAGATTTCGACTTTGCTCAGCAGCATCTACGCATGCTTTCTGGCCTGTACGGCCTGCTTCGGCCACTCGACCTGATGATGCCGTATCGTCTGGAGATGGGCATTAAATTGCATAACGGCAAAGGCAATGATTTGTATAGTTTCTGGGGCGATTTGCTCACCGAGAAACTAAATCAGCAGTTGAAAGCACAAGGCGATAACGTGCTGATTAACCTTGCGTCTGATGAATACTTTAAAGCCGTAAAACCCGCCAAATTAGATGGACAGCTAATTAAGCCGGTATTTTTAGATGAGAAAGGCGGCAAATTTAAAGTTATCAGTTTCTACGCCAAAAAGGCGCGCGGCCTGATGAGCCGCTTTATCATTCAAAATCAGTTAACCAAACCTGAACAGCTGAAAGATTTCAATTTAGAAGGGTATTTCTTCGAAGATGAGAAGCCGTATAAATCAGGCAGCGAGCTTATTTTTAAACGCCACGAAGCGTAAAAAAGAAAACCGGCTTATCGCCTAACGTCGTTCGTTCAAGAGATCGAGA
This is a stretch of genomic DNA from Hafnia alvei. It encodes these proteins:
- the csiR gene encoding DNA-binding transcriptional regulator CsiR, with the translated sequence MTASLPYSTFDGYQWLKRDIIRGIYQPDEKLRMSLLTSRYGLGVGPLREALSQLVAEHLVTVVSQKGYRVASMSQAELLDIFDARANMESMLVQLAIERGKDDWEAEILARSHMLAKLEASDASEDLLDEWDQRHQAFHTAIVAGCGSQYLLQMRARLFDLAARYRFIWLRETVLSVEMLENKHHEHDELVKVILARDGKRAGELMRQHLLTPIPIIREAMGGKGA
- the gabP gene encoding GABA permease produces the protein MGQITETNSLGGGLKSRHVTMLSIAGVIGASLFVGSGVAISQAGPAVLLSYLFAGLLVLLIMRMLGEMAVASPDTGSFSTYAERSIGKWAGYTIGWLYWWFWVLVIPLEANIAAIILNSWLPVVPIWLFSLLITLALTGSNLLSVKNYGEFEFWLALCKVIAILAFIVVGAIAITGFYPHVQVSGVSRLWDHGGFMPNGFGAVISAMLITMFSFMGAEIVTIAAAESDTPDKHIVRATNSVIWRIAIFYLCSIFVVVALVPWNAPELKTVGSYSSVLQLLHIPHAKLIMDCVILLSVTSCLNSALYTASRMLYSLSHRGDAPAFMGKTNRSKTPYVAVLLSTGAAFLTVIVNYYAPAKVFNFLIASSGAIALLVYLVIAVSQLRMRKILLTQGNELKLKMWLYPYLTWTVILFITFVLVVMMFRPEQRIEVVSTVLLGIGIICTVPIMTRWKALFEWQKQPQQSLR
- the gabT gene encoding 4-aminobutyrate--2-oxoglutarate transaminase → MSTNKELMQRRSNAIPRGVGQIHPIFAERAENCRVWDVEGREYLDFAGGIAVLNTGHLHPKVVAAVEAQLKKLSHTCFQVLAYEPYLELCEIMNKRVPGDFDKKTLLVTTGSEAVENAVKIARAATKRSGTIAFSGAYHGRTHYTLSLTGKVNPYSAGMGLMPGHVFRALYPCELHGVSDDDAIASIHRIFKNDAAPEDIAAIVIEPVQGEGGFYSTSPAFMKRLRELCDEHGIMLIADEVQSGAGRTGTLFAMEQLGVAADLTTFAKSIAGGFPLAGVTGKAEIMDAIAPGGLGGTYAGSPIACAAALAVLETFDEENLLQRANDVGQKLKDGLLNIAETHPEIGDVRGLGAMIAIELFENGDVHKPNAKLTAEVVARARDKGLILLSCGPYYNVLRILVPLTVSDAQIKQGLDIIAECFTEAKKN
- the gabD gene encoding NADP-dependent succinate-semialdehyde dehydrogenase; its protein translation is MQLNDPTLFRQQAFIQGKWCDAESKKTIEVTNPANAQLLGTVPKMGANETRMAIEAANQALPAWRALTAKERATILRRWFDLMMANQDDLAKLMTLEQGKPLAEAKGEIAYAASFIEWFAEEGKRIYGDTIPGHQADKRLIVIKQPIGVTAAITPWNFPAAMITRKAGPALAAGCTMVLKPASQTPFSALALAELAQRAGIPDGVFNVVTGSASEVGNELTGNPLVRKLSFTGSTEIGRQLMQQCAKDIKKVSLELGGNAPFIVFDDADLDKAVDGALASKFRNAGQTCVCANRLYVQDGVYDAFAKKLQAAVEKLTLGDGLAQGVTTGPLIDEKAVAKVKEHIEDALSKGARIITGGQPHDLGGNFFQPTILVDVPANAKVAKEETFGPLAPLFRFKDEADVVAQANDTEFGLAAYFYARDLSRVFRVGEALEYGIVGINTGIISNEVAPFGGIKASGLGREGSKYGIEDYLEIKYMCIGL
- the lhgO gene encoding L-2-hydroxyglutarate oxidase, whose protein sequence is MYDFVIVGGGIIGMSTAMQLIGVYPDARIVLLEKEGGPACHQTGHNSGVIHAGVYYTPGSLKAKFCLEGNRATKAFCDENNIRYDTCGKMLVATSELEMQRMRALWDRTEANGLERYWLSAEELHEREPNIVGLGGILVPSSGIVSYTEVTTAMSDRFRAAGGEIVYHAEVTALREHAQGVIVTTTAGDYEGSNLITCSGLMADRLVKMLGVDPGFIICPFRGEYFRLAPQHNHIVNHLIYPIPDPSMPFLGVHLTRMIDGSVTVGPNAVLAFKREGYRKRDISLSDTLEIFGSSGIRSVMRQNLKSGLDEMKNSLCKSGYLKRVQKYCPSLTKQDLQPYPAGVRAQAVSPDGKLIDDFLFVTTARSIHVCNAPSPAATSAIPIGTHIVGKVQALLAGQTHNGRTLTAAINDKPSLATV
- the glaH gene encoding glutarate dioxygenase GlaH; its protein translation is MNALTAVKQDISEAKTKGQGFTVRPSAQSPRMLELNFDAATTQRFLEQVAEWPVQALEYKSFLRFRVAKILDELCGNQLQPLLLNTILARTQGALLIGAEGIDHVEQADEMVKIATAVAHLIGRSNYDAMSGQFYARFVVKNVDSSDSYLRQPHRVLELHNDGTFVDEVTDYVLMMKIDEQNMQGGNSLLLHLDDWESLDNYFSHPLARRPIRWTAPPSKNVTQDVFHPVFDVDGQGRPVMRYIDQFAQPKDFEEGNWLSELSDALEGSRNIVSVPVPVGKFLLINNLFWLHGRDRFTPHPELRRELMRQRGYISYSTSHYQAGQ
- the tal gene encoding transaldolase; this encodes MTDKLTSLRQLTTVVADTGDIAAMKLYQPQDATTNPSLILNAAQIPEYRKLIDEAIAWARSQSSDKAQQVVDASDKLAVNIGLEILKLVPGRISTEVDARMSYDTEASVAKAKRLIKMYNDAGISNDRILIKLASTWQGIRAAEQLEKEGINCNLTLLFSFAQARACAEAGVYLISPFVGRILDWYKSNTDKKEYAPNEDPGVVSVTEIYEYYKQHGYETVVMGASFRNMGEILELAGCDRLTIAPALLKELSEAQGDVERKLSYTGEIKARPARLTEAEFYWQHNQDPMAVDKLSDGIRKFAVDQGKLEKMIADLL
- a CDS encoding sodium:alanine symporter family protein, with product MTDLISFINNILWGSVLIYLLIGTGIFFTIRTGFIQFRHFGHMFSVLKNSNKADSSGISSFQALCTSLAARVGTGNLTGVAIAITAGGPGAVFWMWVVAVIGMATSFIESTLAQLYKTKDDQGNYRGGPAYYMERGLGMRWMGVLFSIFLIIAFGLVFNAVQSNSIAQATAVAFGLKPQYAGIALVLFSGAIIFGGLRSIAKTAELIVPFMAIAYLALAFWVVGHNLSRMPDVLLLIFKSAFGLQEAAAGAVGYGIAQAMTQGIQRGLFSNEAGMGSAPNAAASATPYPPHPASQGYVQMFGVFIDTLVICSATAAIILSSGALDHAPGSISGIELTQRALASSVGGWASTFIATAIFFFGFTSIIANYSYAESNLVFLEHNHPAGLILFRCCTLGMVMFGTLAELPLVWKMADLSMAMMTITNLIAILLLSGVALKLAKDYNHQRSIGRLPTFDISQYPEIQQQVEPGIWDKPKSE
- the yaaA gene encoding peroxide stress protein YaaA; this encodes MLIIISPAKTLDYESPLATTRFTQPELLDRSAELMQYCRELTPAQIGSLMKISDKLAGLNTARFAEWQPNFTPENARQAILAFKGDVYTGLQAEDFSEQDFDFAQQHLRMLSGLYGLLRPLDLMMPYRLEMGIKLHNGKGNDLYSFWGDLLTEKLNQQLKAQGDNVLINLASDEYFKAVKPAKLDGQLIKPVFLDEKGGKFKVISFYAKKARGLMSRFIIQNQLTKPEQLKDFNLEGYFFEDEKPYKSGSELIFKRHEA